The Pirellulales bacterium DNA segment GTGTTGGTCAGCCCACGGGCCGATTCGTAAGCCGGCAAATTGGCCAGTGCCTGCTCCATCGCCACGATGTCGGCGGCATTCACGTGGCCATTGAGATCAAAATCGCCGGGCAGATAGGGAGCGAACGACACGCCCTTGAAATTCGGACCGCCATTTCCCGCCGACGATTGAATCTCCGTGAAGTTCTCTCCCGCCCCCGACGTTGCATTAAGCGTGTCTACAATCGAATAAAGACCGTCCGGCTGGTCGTCTTGCAC contains these protein-coding regions:
- a CDS encoding dockerin type I repeat-containing protein, with the protein product VQDDQPDGLYSIVDTLNATSGAGENFTEIQSSAGNGGPNFKGVSFAPYLPGDFDLNGHVNAADIVAMEQALANLPAYESARGLTNTQLLAIGDINNDGKVNNADLQALIASLKSGGGSSDPVPEPSTFILALVACGMLVRQFRHGSVES